In Mixophyes fleayi isolate aMixFle1 chromosome 4, aMixFle1.hap1, whole genome shotgun sequence, the following proteins share a genomic window:
- the LOC142150938 gene encoding phospholipid scramblase 2-like isoform X1, whose amino-acid sequence MYSKDSGSVQFPTAPQSEPPSYDSIAPCAPPIMYPPAAPYPALRNMEFKGGPPGLQHLLQISQFSVMEKFIVSQEWNRNFEVLDQMGQRIYQAEQQIRCCQGLYNLKIRDNSGQDVMEVTEGCGCRCHREMEVFSASESLGSAIVHANLMITQLSVVNSSREVVLMILGPSFQTSIFGNVTFEVKSKDGEYDVGIIKYENNRFTVSIPMDLDVTVKGLLMATCFYLDCLLYTSRRNLVNQSRD is encoded by the exons ATGTATTCAAAAG ATTCTGGATCAGTGCAATTTCCTACAGCCCCCCAGAGTGAACCCCCCAGCTATGATTCTATTGCACCATGCGCCCCTCCCATTATGTATCCACCGGCTGCTCCCTACCCTGCCCTACGCAACATGGAATTTAAGGGAGGACCTCCTGGTCTTCAGCATCTCCTGCAG ATCAGCCAGTTTTCCGTGATGGAGAAAT TCATTGTGTCACAAGAATGGAATCGTAACTTTGAGGTCCTGGATCAGATGGGGCAGCGGATATATCAGGCGGAGCAGCAGATCCGATGCTGTCAAGGCCTCTATAACCTGAAGATCCGAGACAACAGCGGTCAGGATGTGATGGAGGTTACTGAGGGCTGCGGCTGTAGGTGTCATAGAGAG ATGGAAGTGTTCAGCGCCTCTGAGTCCCTGGGAAGTGCCATCGTACATGCAAATCTCATGATTACACAACTGTCCGTTGTAAATTCCTCCAGGGAGGTCGTTCTGATGATCCTGGGACCGTCTTTCCAAACCAGTATCTTTGGCAATGTCACATTTGAG gTGAAGTCAAAAGATGGTGAATATGATGTGGGGATAATCAAGTATGAGAATAATCGGTTCACGGTGTCTATCCCGATGGATCTGGATGTGACAGTTAAAGGCCTGTTAATGGCGACCTGCTTCTACCTG GACTGCCTGCTTTACACCTCTAGGAGAAATCTAGTCAATCAGAGCAGAGACTGA
- the LOC142150938 gene encoding phospholipid scramblase family member 5-like isoform X2: protein MYPPAAPYPALRNMEFKGGPPGLQHLLQISQFSVMEKFIVSQEWNRNFEVLDQMGQRIYQAEQQIRCCQGLYNLKIRDNSGQDVMEVTEGCGCRCHREMEVFSASESLGSAIVHANLMITQLSVVNSSREVVLMILGPSFQTSIFGNVTFEVKSKDGEYDVGIIKYENNRFTVSIPMDLDVTVKGLLMATCFYLDCLLYTSRRNLVNQSRD, encoded by the exons ATGTATCCACCGGCTGCTCCCTACCCTGCCCTACGCAACATGGAATTTAAGGGAGGACCTCCTGGTCTTCAGCATCTCCTGCAG ATCAGCCAGTTTTCCGTGATGGAGAAAT TCATTGTGTCACAAGAATGGAATCGTAACTTTGAGGTCCTGGATCAGATGGGGCAGCGGATATATCAGGCGGAGCAGCAGATCCGATGCTGTCAAGGCCTCTATAACCTGAAGATCCGAGACAACAGCGGTCAGGATGTGATGGAGGTTACTGAGGGCTGCGGCTGTAGGTGTCATAGAGAG ATGGAAGTGTTCAGCGCCTCTGAGTCCCTGGGAAGTGCCATCGTACATGCAAATCTCATGATTACACAACTGTCCGTTGTAAATTCCTCCAGGGAGGTCGTTCTGATGATCCTGGGACCGTCTTTCCAAACCAGTATCTTTGGCAATGTCACATTTGAG gTGAAGTCAAAAGATGGTGAATATGATGTGGGGATAATCAAGTATGAGAATAATCGGTTCACGGTGTCTATCCCGATGGATCTGGATGTGACAGTTAAAGGCCTGTTAATGGCGACCTGCTTCTACCTG GACTGCCTGCTTTACACCTCTAGGAGAAATCTAGTCAATCAGAGCAGAGACTGA